The following are encoded together in the Drosophila virilis strain 15010-1051.87 unplaced genomic scaffold, Dvir_AGI_RSII-ME tig00000702, whole genome shotgun sequence genome:
- the LOC6632663 gene encoding NEDD8 ultimate buster 1-like, giving the protein MENKLVQLRIRLQERGVKLWESPYYVEDLGSSDSAVELLAQELSRELHITVVSCKNSLLELQEHSLRKLAARREFDDTGLATFHVRCVDNQGGTAHTLEVKCALGELGSNLQRKIADKLQLSEADHVKCISAGRMVVPQATLKSQGLKNNQQLLVIVGQPDARGEALYERIRQIQRDVEVVVDSDHRFVDLEDQDGNVMFLPPHENRALLMGMSLGEKARAAMRRGHYDEALLLFLEADEKFNNCDSKFLDYVDNYALLNLDIVWCYLCLKNITQLPDAQRRLDVCERILQRSYGENFSRLYALKGSSCPERALIMRLQLLQGVILFHQNQRVEARARLEAAGTALAELKVNSEQLELLVEMGFDASAARLALRSSNGSVEQAVQFIQQRRQRLQAARANSDSERQLSRRLAQMQLDNDGRDWVHPRSVCRLMDLGYEQQLVVEALRRTENDLARSLELLQYHSSELRQGLPDSQAADEQMLGTLRGLGFKLPAARAALEITCNNLDRAIDFLLKSLATEEELNSVVERMSAVDNAATAAATGAASTSSSNAPATSALPNSSSEQLSVGTPSKVALVKSVLNKAKTELETYRAYRRFNEDIPDVDQDYLDLPLEQEEQLLNEYTQLLEH; this is encoded by the coding sequence ATGGAGAATAAACTGGTACAGTTGCGCATACGCCTTCAGGAGCGTGGTGTCAAATTGTGGGAATCTCCATATTATGTGGAGGATTTGGGCAGCAGCGATTCGGCTGTGGAGCTGCTCGCCCAGGAGCTGAGTCGTGAGCTGCACATCACCGTTGTGAGCTGCAAAAACTcgctgctggagctgcaggAGCATTCACTACGTAAACTGGCCGCACGGCGGGAGTTCGATGATACGGGCTTGGCCACATTCCATGTACGTTGCGTGGACAACCAGGGCGGCACGGCCCACACGCTGGAGGTGAAGTGCGCTCTGGGCGAGCTGGGCTCTAATTTGCAGCGTAAAATCGCTGACAAATTGCAGCTAAGTGAGGCGGATCATGTGAAGTGCATTTCGGCTGGACGGATGGTGGTGCCACAGGCGACCCTGAAGTCGCAGGGCCTAAAGAACAATCAACAGCTATTGGTGATTGTAGGTCAGCCGGATGCGCGGGGTGAGGCTCTGTACGAGCGCATACGCCAGATACAGCGAGATGTGGAAGTTGTTGTCGATTCGGATCATCGTTTTGTCGATCTGGAGGATCAGGATGGCAATGTGATGTTTCTGCCACCGCACGAGAATCGTGCTCTGCTGATGGGCATGAGTTTGGGCGAGAAGGCACGCGCGGCCATGCGGCGGGGACACTACGATGAGGCGCTGTTGCTTTTCCTGGAGGCGGATGAAAAGTTTAACAATTGCGATTCAAAGTTTCTGGATTATGTGGACAACTATGCGTTGCTCAATTTGGACATTGTCTGGTGCTATTTGTGCCTGAAGAACATAACCCAGCTGCCGGATGCCCAGCGTCGTCTCGATGTCTGCGAGCGCATCCTGCAGCGCAGCTACGGCGAAAACTTTAGTCGCCTTTATGCCCTGAAAGGCTCAAGCTGTCCGGAGCGTGCACTTATCATgcgcctgcagctgctccaggGCGTCATATTGTTTCATCAGAATCAACGGGTTGAGGCACGAGCGCGTCTAGAGGCCGCAGGCACAGCCTTAGCTGAGCTGAAAGTGAACAGCGAACAGCTGGAGCTGCTAGTGGAAATGGGCTTTGATGCTTCCGCTGCGCGCTTGGCTCTGCGCTCCAGCAACGGCAGTGTGGAGCAGGCGGTGCAGTTTATCCAACAGCGTCGCCAGCGTCTGCAAGCGGCGCGTGCCAACTCGGATTCGGAGCGGCAGCTGAGCCGTCGCCTGGCGCAAATGCAGTTGGACAACGATGGACGCGATTGGGTCCATCCGCGCAGCGTGTGTCGCCTAATGGACCTGGGCTATGAGCAGCAACTTGTTGTCGAGGCACTGCGTCGCACCGAGAACGATTTGGCGCGTAGTCTGGAATTGCTGCAATACCATTCCAGTGAACTACGCCAGGGTCTGCCCGATTCTCAGGCAGCTGATGAGCAAATGCTTGGCACTCTGCGCGGACTGGGCTTCAAGTTGCCCGCGGCACGTGCCGCTCTAGAAATCACATGCAATAATCTGGATCGCGCCATCGACTTTCTGCTCAAGAGTTTGGCCACCGAGGAGGAATTGAACAGCGTGGTTGAACGCATGTCTGCGGTGGATAATGCtgcaacagccgcagccactGGTGCCGCCTCAACCTCCTCCTCAAACGCCCCCGCCACATCCGCCCTTCCCAACTCCTCGTCGGAGCAGTTGTCTGTTGGAACGCCCAGCAAAGTAGCTCTGGTCAAATCGGTGCTCAACAAGGCCAAGACCGAATTGGAGACATACAGAGCTTACAGGCGTTTCAATGAGGATATACCTGATGTTGATCAGGACTACTTGGATTTGCCACTGGAACAGGAGGAGCAACTTCTCAATGAGTACACACAGCTACTGGAACATTAG